The genomic region GAAGGGAACCCTGAAGGAAGATGATATAGCCCAGCCAGcggtggaggaagatgaagctctGGTAGGGTACTCCTGTGATGAGAGAAAGGACAGATTCTCTGCTAGCCAAGAGGACAGACAGAGGAGTCAGGGCATACGCGAGAATACCGACTCGGTCAGACCAAGGACCGAGAGTAGTGCGAGTGTTGTAGACTCCGGGCATGTCTTTGACGGGAGTGACCCATTTCTGATATGTCATGCCGACAAAGCTCCATACAGTGAGATATCCCAGGAGGGACAGCATAACAGCAACTTGAAAACGAGTGGTACGGCCAAAGATCGCGCGGCAGGCATCTGGGAGGAGATATTGCCGTGTAAACGAGCTGAGACTGCTGCGGACCTTGGCGAGACCGGCTTTTGGGTTTGCTCCAAGAGTGATAGCCGGAGATGAGGGTTTGCCGACATGTCGCAGAATAGCccaaaggaagaagacagcGAGAATAGTAGCCCAAAGGATTCCGGAGTAGAGCATGCCTAGATCGTGGGCATAATAGACCAGATCGAGATACTCGCAAGATCCCTTATCGTTTGTGCAAGGGAGAGCGCGATCAGCATATCCCCAGTGAGGTTCCAGGGTTTTGGCTTCGCTCATGTTTTGGATGTGGCGAGCATCCAGCTGGTTGAGAGACACCATCGTGAAGGGCGTAGTGGTCCTGCTGTTCTATGAAAGGGGCAAAAATATGTCAAGAGGCAGTTGATTTTTTCATAGAATGATGGGACAACAGATCAGCGGATGGGCGATCTGTAGCTATCTCATATATCACGAACCATGAGAAGAGATGACTGTTGAGTATCAGGATTGGAGTAGAATGATCAAAGACGCGATACCATTAGATACAAATAAGAATCGACCCATCGGTCGAGTCTCCACTGAAGAACCAACCGCCGCCACGGTCTTGACGACCTAGTATGAGCATGTTTGAGGTCTACGAGATAATCGGGTACGAAGTGATAATAAGGTCTACTTGGCGTCGGGAGCCAGGCCATATCGGGGAATCGTTTCCTGATTACTTGCTCAAAACGCCCTCTTGGAGATTGGCCGGAACGATCCTGATGAAGAAATGATACCCTGAGATAGAAAGAAACATACGAAGCTGAGGCAAGCGAGAGACTATTCAAGAGGAGTTGAGCAGGAATGAGCATGTTTTACAGGGATCTTACTCCATAGTGTCTCCACCAGGGGAATCCACCGAAGCACGGCAAACCTTGGGATGTGGATGGAACATGAAGCTTTCCAGCCCTAGATTTGGGTTTAAAGTATTATCAGGGATCGAATCAGTGATGGAATAATATCGcgttattaatatctccctCATCCTTCGGCATAACCTTAATTCTTTACCCTATTTCTGCTCTTGCATGCTGCTTCTTAATTCTCCGGCAGTCTTACTCCATACAAGTCTTGGAAACAGCTCAATCTTTCTCAGTGGAACCTCAACTCCTTGATATTCATTCGCCTTACGGATACTTATCTCCCCAGCCAGCCACTTTCTGGTTCAAAATAATACAGACTTGGTCCAGTTCAAGTCAGATTCACTGTCCATTATCGATTATATCATCCAAGCACCACTGTTCAACTCGAGTGAAAATACCAACCTAACAATTCATCATGGATCACGGAGGAATGGGCGGTAGCGGTGCTGCCTGTAAGGTCGACGTAAGATTTACTACCAAGAGATACCAAGTTTTCGTTGACTAATAACCTCAGATGTTGTGGAATTGGAACACAATCGATGCGTGCTTCCTGGCCTCATCATGGCAAATCAAGAACCAGGGCATGATGGCTGCTACCTGTATTGGCGTTATCCTCCTCGTTATTCTCGTCGAGTTCTTCCGGCGTATGGGCAAGGAATACGATGCCCTTCTTCAGCGTGGCTTCCAGCGGCAAGCCACCACTCACAGTGTCGCTCTCGCCGCCGCGGGTTGCACAGGAGCTGTCGTTCCCACAAGTCAAACACTTACATATCGAGCCTCACCTCTGCAGCAATTCATCCGCGCATTCATCCACGCTGCTACTTTTGCGGGAGCCTACATCATCATGCTCTTGGCCATGTACTTCAACGGCTATGTGATCATTAGCATCTTTATTGGTGCTGGCCTCGGCAAGTTCTTTTGTGACTGGCTCGTTGTAAGGATCAATGTCGAAGATTTGACAGCCCCTGATGATAAGGCCAAGGGGATTGAGGAGACAACTGTTTGCTGCGGCTGAATATATGCCGAATGTATGGACCAGAGCTGATATATACAATGGAGGTTTGACATGACAAGTCTTTTTACTAGTGATACCCGTAAAACCCTTTTTGAGATCAAATTACCTCGGTCAGTAGAGACCCACACCGAGgatcttgatatccttgGGAAAGCATTAGTTGTGAACATCTTGTAGAGGCTTCCTACTGACTAAAGTAGCCTGTGGTAAGGGAGCGGTATCACAATTTTGAGTTGTTGGTGTACCACTGTACGCCCATTACACTATTTGCGAGTGACCTTGATcacttatttatagtatcaCAGGTTTATTTCAACAGCGGCAAAGAAAATATTTGCATACAACTAAAACTCAAAGAACCCATCTCGAGAATTTATCTATACTACGACCTTGCTCGAGGAATGCATACTGGTTATTCCGACCATCTCCAGGTGTGAGGATATAGGGTGGCACGGCATGGATCTTGTGTTGTGAGCCAGAAGGTGACATAAAACTTTGAACATGTGTCCTAATAAGTGATGGAAAGACTCGGATAATACggtaatattttatagtatcttCTGACAAGTTTAACATAATCTTTAGCTTGCTTACTTTCTTGTCCCGATCTAAGGTCTGAAGGTTTCCGGAACCCTGCCTAGAGGTGGGATAAACCATAGCCTACTCTCCAGGACGTTTGCTGTTGATTGCACCAAAGCATCGGGCCATCAAGGTTGACCTACATAACTTGATTGAGACAGTTACCAGTGGCTCGTTCCTCATGCTGTCCACTTACAAGACTACTGTCTGATAATTATGTCAAAGCACCATGTTTCAAGTAGCTGTGCTTTGCCCAACCAAGGTAGTCACAAGTAGTTCGAGACCAATACTAAAGCTTTGTGAAGTAGTACTCGACAGGGGTCACGATCTGAGGCCTCAGCCGGCATTTGATGTATGGACAGCAGTGGAGCAAACAGGAAAAATAACTTGCTCATATCTCTCTCACCACCCTAAATCCATAGACATTCACTATATGATACTCAAATGGAAGAATAGAGAAGTATGGTCTTTATCTCTGTCAATATCTTGCCACTATCATGAGCGACTTGGTCAAAATCGCCGAGGGGCCGTACCAGGAAGGCCCATAATGGATCTGTGATTACCTAGGGGATCGAACGTTGGTTGGAAGAGCCAGGGCGGCCTGAGACGAGAATGGTGGCTTTTTGGCATCTGGGAGACTTCCTTAATAAATACGTGCTCAATCCAGCTCCAACCAACTTATGACCTAAGGTGATTTATTTCCAAGCGGCCCCGGTCGCCGTCAGATCGACCACGCCACAGATCAATCCACCACATACAAGACTGTCAAGAGCCTCGTCAGCGCTCTACAAGTCAACTGCAATATTTGAAGTCAGAATATCCTCTGAGATtaatctcatcttcatcttcttatATTTGATATTTAACCTCGTTGAACGACTACACAGCATACGCAGCAGGCCTTCAGCATCATGTCTTCATATTCTTCCAGTCTATCGAGTTCATACTCAGGCTCACCAACTTCAAGTTCTGCTTCACTTTCATTCCACCATCATCTGTCTTCCTCAGGAAGAGATACCGGCAAGATTGGAGACGAGATGGGAATAATCAGAACCTGGTTTTCAGTATTGGACGATAGTGAACGGTCATCTGCCCTCCACTCGATCGCAGAACTACCAAGTCTGCGAGAGATTGAGCCATTGATCCAGGCACTCAAAGACCGCAAGCGAGAATTATGGAGGCAACAAGAGAATCTCATCATCCAGCCTCCCGTAAAGCCGAAATGGATCATGCCAGTATTCCCGCATAActctcaagatcctcgaTGGGCTGCCAAATGGCTTCGAGCTTTGAGGTTGCACAAGTATGAAAGATGCTTGTCGGGAATGTCTCCAGCTCAAGTTTCATGtctcgaagacgaggattTGCAGCAGCTGGGCATTGATACCGTTGGCGCCAGGGCAAAGATGCTTCGCGTAAGTAATGAGGATACCGAAGCCTGTATTTGTTATGTTGCCTAACATGATATAGGCCATCCACAATGTATAGAACTCAACATGTCATGCTTAATTATCAGCAGACCAACGGGCTTGGTCATGACTCTATCTTCGTCATTAATGTCCATAGCGAGCATTCCTTCTAGGACATTTCACTTTCACACCAGGCTTAGGGAAGAGTAACAAAATCAGCGGGGAAAATACGGCATTGCCAGATTTTATACAAAAAAGCCACAACGGAACGGCACAGTGGTCTGAGATCTGGCATTAGTGGTGTTGGGGTGGTTTGACATGGGAAACAATGGCGTTGGGGTATGGATTTGGAGGGGCTATAAAACGACGCCGCATCCGGCATCAGATAGCTTTGGCGTCAGAGGGTCTTTACATGATACAAATTTCTATATAACAACTGTACATATTCATATTTTATTACCATTCAAATTGACCATGCTAGGTATCTATTATTATGCCCTAAACATCTGAGACTTGGCGATCAGCGGCAGATCTACAACATGGTGCTGGTCCAACCAGATCCAACGTGACCCGAAAGTCCGAATGTGACGCTGAATTTGCGGGTTAATCACGAGGCTCTTACGAACCTGATACTTACATAGTTGGCTTTGTATTTGTAGTCATGCAGTATAGTAATCCAATACTATTCTTATTATTCTCATTATTGGAACACAAAATAAAAGGCCCAAATTGGAATATACCCTCAAGTCACACTGCCACTCGCGCTTCCCTTTTCCAGTTTATTAAGGTAGTGAAGCAAGTCAGGTACTGACAGAAGGTCACAAGTAGCAAGTGGTGCTTGCGCAACCAAAACCAATAGTTCAGGTGCCATCGACTCAGCTCAAACTACCTACTAACTGATCCTCCCTTCAACGTACCTCGACaaggcatcatcaacaactagAACGAGCTATCGACTTTGTTTTCGATAATAATTACTTGGCTCTGGACTCGGCTCGACTCGTCTTGGTCCTGAATTGCCAAACAATGAATTATGGCCATGGCCACCGCGTCAGCAAACATCTCTAGCACCCCGAAACGCAAGCGTGGAGAAGAAAGCTGGGCATCTCCTATACAATTCACTTTTGTGCATGACCCTCTATCGTCTTCATCTCACCCTTCTTCAGTCCCAACTCAAGCAGACACTGAAGATGGCAGCGATAGCTCACGATCAAGGGTCCTTGCCCACAAGTTCCGTGGTCTTGCACTGGAAAGTGGGGGCGGGGCAACAGTCAGCAACGAAGACAGTGATAATCTCATGGATGAGGACAAGTCGATGAGGAAGCGACAGAGACCCGATGAGATTATGAGCGAGGTAGAAGCAGCTCCAACTGTCCAAGAAGTGGTCGATCTTGACGGAAAGTCTGTCCTACCATCAAAAGAACCGCTGCAACCTTTCGAAGGTCGCGTGCACGAAGAACCTTGGCAACAAAAGCAAAACCACGGGAGCCTGCATCATGCATACCCATCTATCAACCGGCTCTCCGAGTCAAAATCGAGAGTCAAGAAGAGAACAGGCTCGCCGCCACTCCGCATGAAGCGCCCTTCTCGGCGGCCTTTTGAGGACccagacgaagaagaggtcCAGATCGTTGACCCTGTCAGAGCTGCGCTGACGTGGCATGAAGATGAGATCACCATCTACGAccctgatgatgaggatgacgacggtATTGGAATCAACGGTATCGGATTCAAACCCACACCAGCTCTTGCGCATGCACGCGCCATGAGACGGAGACAGCAGATGGCAGAGTATCGCAAacgagaagagagtgaggCACGAGCACGACGCAGTCAGCGACGTGGTCGTGGTTCGGGAGTCAAGTTCGGACGATCAGAGGAGCAGTCACCGCCGCGAAAGGTCAGATTCACGGACACGGATGCTTCGAGTGTTGCGATTACTACAGGATAACGTTATTATTTGGCGCCAAAGCTTATAAGGACGCTGGCTGCGGCTATAGATTTTTTTGACGATTACTTTGGCGTTTCTTATTCTAGCGACTTGGAGGAAGCGGCGTATCAATCACGAAGAAATTTGATGGTTCTTTCATGGGGATTCACGGTTGGTGAAAATTGAAGGGATCGTTGGCAAATACATCCAAGGCCTAATCAAGCCGCTTTATACCCTGGTCTTTAAAGATGATACAACACCACTACGATTCGGTGCCCAATTCACGGAAGCACTTCTTTATATTTGCCCTTTTCGTCTAGGTTTGTCTTTTTGCGCTTGGGATTTTACAAGCTATATCCAATCCATAAGATATACACCCTTACACAAATAATACTACATAGGAGAGGCCATGTGCTCAACCTGATGGTCACCAGACCTTATACCATGGCTTTACTGCAGCCTTCTTTTCAGCCTCCAGTTTGTCGTGCTCACGCCTTGCCTCTTGGatctttcttgcttgctctcTCCTATTCTCTGATACCACCTCAATGTGTCGTTTCATTTGTCGACGTTCCTCGCGGCGTAGGTACTGGCACCATTCGTATGATGCCATGCTTCCAAGAACAAACATTCCAACAGCCCAGTTTGCAGCGCTACCAGGATTCCCTTCACTCCTTTTAGACCATGCCTTAAACTTAAAGTTCAACATTGTCCACTCACCTTTGAGGACAAACCTCAATCCTCCAATACCGGCACCAGATGCTATTCCTGTGATGAAGCCCTGTCGAGCACAAGGAGTATTTGCAACATTGGCAAaatcatccttcttgatcataGAAACGGCCTCTGAAATAGTTGGCCTATTATTCGTCGGTGTCGCTCCATGTTCGCCGTTGACTGTGGTAGCTTCGTTTTGCTCTATGGGTTTCGACCAGACATGCAGAGTCTTATCGCCGGGCATCGGTTGCCCATCCTGTGGATTTGAAGCCATTCCTGGCTATAATTGCGACGCAACTGGTGTCATGAACAAGATCGTACAGCCAAATCTCAACTTTCTTTAGAAGCACGTGGGATAAGACCGATGACGCTTGACAAGCAAGGCTTGCATCGGGAGTCTTGATGGCCCGTGCACACCTCGTTGCTCTGTCGAAAGTCCATTAAAGTAAAGTGGAGTGCAATCGCGTCGCGAAGGCGCGTCTAAACGCGTCTCACGCTTCCAATTTATCCAATCTCGGTCCAGGCTTTTAGGGACTCCCTTCATTTACTTTGTTCCAGATACGCTCCGCTCAGTGTTGACTTTGCAAACAACTTTTTTCTCTcgattcttttcttcttctgtgttATTTTAACTGCTCTTATACAATTCCCCTCTCTCCATGTCGAATCTCTGTTCCCTGACATCGTCAACTGCTTGTTAAGCCACACTCCTTTTGGGGAGACCCCCAGAACACTCAATGCCCAACACAAGTCTTCGTCGCCCTCAGAAGGGCTTCCGCCGAGGAGGCAAAGTTGCCTACCATGGCAACCGAACACGCACATTCGCGGCCTCATCCAGGAACGAGGCCACATCAGCAGACGAGAAATGGGAACGAACACGGCTAGCACACAGCATTGACGAGAACATGGGCTTCGCGCGTTACGAGAGcggaaagaagagagaaggcTGGCTAGTCAACATCCAGCCCACATCTATCGAGGACGAACGGATACCGGGTGGTCGAGCCGCTGTTGACTGCTATTTTATCGAAGAAGACGGCTCGACCTTCAAAGCTACTGTGGAATTTGACCCATACTTCTTGATCGCTGTCAAGAAAGGACGAGAgtctgaggttgaggaatgGGTCAAGAGGGTTGCCGGAGATGGTGTTGTCAAGTCGATTCGAAGAGTCGAGAAAGACGATCTCAATATGCCCAACCACTTGCTCGGCTACCGAAGGACATTTCTGGAGTTGAGATTTGCCAATGTCAATGACCTCATGGCTGCGAGAAAAGATATCATGCCTATCGcggaaaagaacaagaagaatatGAATGCTATGGATGCCTACGCCGAGGTGGCAACGTAAGTGCTCAACTGATCTTTGGCAGGATCGAGCTAACACGAAACAGCTCAAATGGCGACTTCGACCTTTTTGATGATTCACGAGATGACGACCGAAATATGAATACTGCCCTTTCCGATGCGAGCGACTTTATCGTCGATATAAGAGAATATGATGTACCATACCATGTACGAGTAATGATAGATTTAGGTATGATCAACCCTTGCCCACACTCTTCTACAAGCTTTACATGATGTTTGCAACCAAGTATTTGCTACTTCAGAGCCCTCAAAGGCCATGAGACCACTATTCACCATTGCCCTGATTATTGCTTCTATACAGTCCTCCATTCTGCCTTAAACCCTTTCTAATCACCTACTGACATGGACACCTAGATATACGAGCCGGAAAGTGGTACTTTGTTGAAGCCAAACATGGTGTCACCAAAGTTTACCCAAACGAAGAGAGGTCATTGCCGGCTGAACCTGTAGTAATGGCTTATGATATTGAAACATCAAAGCTACCTCTCAAATTCCCTGATGCTGCCACCGATCAGATTATCATGATTTCTTACATGATCGATGGCCAAGGGTTCTTAATTACCAACCGACAAATCCTTTCAGAAGACATTGGCGACTTCGACTACACACCCAAACCAGAATACCCGGGCCCCTTTATGATTTTCAACGAACCCGATGAAAAGGCTGTCATTGAGAGATTCTTCCTCCACATCAAGGAGGCACGACCTACCGTCATTGCGACTTACAACGGTGACTTTTTTGATTGGCCCTTTGTGGAAGCACGGGCTAGCATCAATGGAATTGATATGTATCAAGAGATTGGATGGAAGAAGGACAACGAGGATCAGTACAAGTGTAACTACAGTGTGCACATGGACTGCTTCCATTGGGTCAACCGAGATTCGTATCTGCCTCAAGGTTCTCGCGGTCTGAAAGCCGTCACTGTCGCGAAGCTCGGATACGACCCAGACGAGCTGGATCCCGAATTGATGACACCATATGCGACTGAGCGACCACAAACACTCGCTGAATACTCGGTCTCCGATGCCGTTGCAACATATTATCTGTACATGAAATATGTGCACCCTTTCATTTTCTCACTTTGCACGATTCTCCCTTTGAGCGGCGATGAAGTATTGAGAAAGGGAACTGGTACACTCTGCGAGATGCTCCTGATGGTACAAGCGTTTCAACGAGAAATTGTACTTCCGAATAAGTATATCACACCAAAGGAGGCCTTCTGGGACGGGCATCTCCTCGATTCAGAGACCTATGTCGGTGGCCACGTTGAAAGTATCGAAGCAGGAGTCTTTCGAGCTGATATCCCGGTTGATTTTGCTGTCGACCCTGGAGCTATTGATGAGCTCCTTGGCGATTTAGATGCTGCCCTCAAATTCGTAATCAcagttgaggagaagaagaactttGATGATGTAGAGAACTACGAAGAAGTCAAGGCTCAGATCGTCGAGAGGTtgaacaagctcaaagaagcGCCGAACCGTAACGAAAAGCCCCTGATTTACCATCTGGATGTTGCATCGATGTACCCCAACATCATGACAACCAACCGATTGCAGCCTGACTCTATGATTCAAGAGTCCGACTGTGCTGCCTGCGACTTCAATCGACCTGGAAAGACATGCGATAGAAGGTTACCGTGGGCTTGGCGAGGAGAATACTTGCCCCCAAAACGAGATGAGTATAACATGATTAAAAATGCACTTCAGAACGAGAAGTTCCCTGGTAAATATCCCAGTTCTCCTATGAGAACCTTCCAGGAACTCAGTGCCGATGAGCAAGCCAATCTTGTACGAAAACGCCTTCAGCTATATTCCCAGAAGGTCTACCACAAAATCCATGATTCAACAACTATTGTGCGAGAGGCAATCATTTGCCAAAGAGAAAACCCCTTTTATATCAACACCGTACGAGACTTCCGTGATCGTCGATATGACTACAAGGGCAAAGCCAAGGTTTGGAAGGGAAAGACGTCATCCTTGCAGTCTGCTGGTGCTGCCCAGAGCGAGG from Fusarium fujikuroi IMI 58289 draft genome, chromosome FFUJ_chr04 harbors:
- a CDS encoding related to copper transport protein is translated as MDHGGMGGSGAACKVDMLWNWNTIDACFLASSWQIKNQGMMAATCIGVILLVILVEFFRRMGKEYDALLQRGFQRQATTHSVALAAAGCTGAVVPTSQTLTYRASPLQQFIRAFIHAATFAGAYIIMLLAMYFNGYVIISIFIGAGLGKFFCDWLVVRINVEDLTAPDDKAKGIEETTVCCG